From Spirochaetales bacterium, one genomic window encodes:
- the ftsA gene encoding cell division protein FtsA — protein sequence MNQDECIVGLDIGTTKICAVIGEYNENGMLEITGVGTAPSRGLRRGVVINIDTTVKSIISAVEAAEMMSGREVESVFTGLAGGNIEGINSKGVVAVTGKGREITKEDIDRVVDAAKAIPIPMDREVIHMIPQEFIVDEQGGIKNPLGMIGVRLEAEVHIITAAVTSAQNIVKSVNRAGFRARDIILEPLASAKAVLSNDEKELGTVLVDLGGGTTDILLYIEGSPYYTDVIPLGGEQVTNDLSIMLKTPFDSAESVKIKSGCCYMDYIQGDEEVFVPGVGGRPPRRMLKKELVEIIQPRMSEILSMVKERIEQKGYLKLLGGGVVLTGGGSLLPGTVELAMEIFGLPARIGYPVKLGGLVEEYGNPKFSTGVGLVLYGAAQNETGASRRNREKSNVIKDAIDRMKDWFKEFI from the coding sequence TTGAATCAGGACGAATGTATTGTCGGTCTGGATATCGGTACGACGAAAATATGCGCGGTGATCGGCGAATATAACGAAAACGGTATGCTCGAGATAACCGGCGTGGGTACCGCACCGTCCCGCGGATTGAGGCGCGGGGTTGTCATTAACATAGATACGACTGTCAAATCCATCATCAGCGCCGTCGAGGCGGCGGAGATGATGTCCGGCCGGGAAGTCGAGAGTGTGTTTACCGGACTTGCCGGAGGGAATATCGAGGGGATCAATTCGAAGGGAGTGGTTGCCGTCACCGGAAAGGGGAGGGAAATAACCAAAGAGGATATCGACAGGGTCGTCGATGCGGCAAAGGCGATTCCCATCCCCATGGACAGGGAAGTCATTCATATGATACCGCAGGAGTTTATCGTTGACGAGCAGGGGGGGATAAAGAATCCGCTCGGGATGATCGGGGTGAGGCTCGAGGCGGAGGTACATATTATCACCGCCGCGGTCACATCGGCCCAGAACATAGTCAAATCCGTCAACCGGGCGGGGTTCAGGGCGCGGGATATCATTCTCGAACCCTTGGCATCGGCAAAGGCCGTCCTTTCGAACGATGAAAAGGAACTCGGGACGGTGTTGGTCGATCTCGGCGGCGGAACGACGGATATCCTTCTCTATATCGAGGGCTCGCCGTATTATACCGATGTCATCCCGCTCGGCGGCGAACAGGTAACAAACGATCTTTCGATCATGCTGAAGACGCCGTTCGATTCCGCCGAGTCGGTGAAGATAAAATCCGGATGCTGTTACATGGACTATATCCAGGGAGACGAAGAGGTTTTCGTTCCCGGTGTCGGCGGCAGGCCTCCCAGGAGGATGCTTAAAAAGGAACTGGTGGAAATCATTCAGCCCAGGATGAGTGAGATTCTTTCGATGGTGAAGGAACGCATAGAGCAGAAGGGATATCTGAAATTACTGGGAGGGGGGGTCGTATTGACCGGCGGAGGTTCGCTTCTTCCCGGTACGGTGGAACTGGCCATGGAGATTTTCGGTCTTCCGGCCAGGATCGGTTATCCGGTCAAACTCGGCGGTCTTGTCGAGGAATATGGTAATCCGAAGTTCTCAACCGGCGTGGGACTGGTCCTCTACGGCGCCGCTCAGAATGAAACGGGCGCAAGCCGGAGAAACAGGGAAAAATCGAATGTGATAAAGGATGCGATCGACAGGATGAAAGACTGGTTCAAGGAGTTTATTTAG
- a CDS encoding FtsQ-type POTRA domain-containing protein, which produces MRAVYEFNKTESADERRERLINRILWSLIIVLFTVAVLEIVFQFFIAPRMVLQHILVRSDLDLPEERIKDIAGIGKKEYYFSLDIDEVRSRLLEIPQVREAVVEKVFPDTVTIVVKKRDPLAVTLVEGEDKTLPVFIDDEGIVYTAGETLPQWNLPVLSGLEFSGSSSPMNLPGKLPETFAPILAQLAELKETSPDIFNIVSEIKVERNAGGDYELVCYMIPYTTRVRFGSNIDEYLLSYALMVLDVFKTRGIGRDVREIDFRTKEIVYQGQGGIVN; this is translated from the coding sequence ATGAGGGCGGTCTATGAGTTCAATAAAACAGAGAGCGCAGACGAGCGGAGGGAACGTTTGATCAACAGGATATTATGGAGCCTCATTATCGTCCTTTTTACCGTAGCTGTTCTCGAGATTGTCTTTCAGTTTTTTATCGCACCGCGGATGGTCCTGCAGCATATTCTGGTTCGGAGTGATCTGGATCTACCGGAGGAAAGGATCAAGGATATTGCAGGAATAGGAAAAAAGGAGTATTATTTTTCCCTGGATATCGATGAGGTCAGAAGCAGACTCCTGGAAATACCCCAGGTACGGGAAGCGGTTGTTGAAAAGGTGTTCCCGGATACCGTTACAATTGTCGTAAAAAAGCGGGATCCGCTTGCGGTAACACTCGTCGAGGGAGAAGATAAAACATTACCCGTTTTCATCGACGATGAGGGAATCGTCTACACGGCGGGAGAGACCCTGCCGCAGTGGAATTTGCCGGTGTTATCGGGCCTTGAGTTTTCAGGATCTTCCTCCCCGATGAACCTTCCGGGAAAGCTTCCCGAAACATTCGCGCCTATCCTTGCGCAGCTTGCGGAACTGAAGGAAACATCTCCCGATATTTTTAATATCGTTTCGGAGATCAAGGTCGAACGAAATGCAGGTGGTGATTATGAGCTGGTTTGTTACATGATTCCGTATACGACAAGAGTCAGGTTCGGGAGTAACATCGACGAATATCTTCTTTCCTATGCCTTGATGGTGCTGGACGTTTTTAAAACCAGGGGAATAGGCCGCGATGTACGGGAAATCGATTTCAGAACAAAGGAAATTGTATACCAGGGACAAGGAGGGATAGTGAATTGA
- the ftsW gene encoding putative lipid II flippase FtsW, giving the protein MILILALLVGIGVSVLFSASYHHAEKLGKDSGYFLFKQLSWIFIGCIGAFLISHTPLEFFKKTVPVVLFVALVLSFLTFIPGIGQPISGARRWIFLFGQSFQPSEFVKVALVIYLSYILSRKKDRINDPVNSILPPLIVVLVFVTIIYFQNDFSTSFFIFFIALSIFFVANIRAVYFILFGIIAVPVGGILLFTKVYWVKKLMVFLNPQVDPSGTGWQIIQAHTALARGGLFGRGLGKGVKKLGALPEAHSDFIFAVIGEEMGFIGVLFVIALFVLFAYRGYHMAKKCRDPFRYYLAFGVTSVIFFQAILNMAVVVGLIPATGIPLPFFSLGGSSIFMALLMCGFLVNISRDLPREGPEVL; this is encoded by the coding sequence ATGATACTCATTCTCGCGCTGCTTGTCGGCATCGGTGTATCCGTGCTTTTTTCCGCCTCCTACCATCATGCGGAGAAACTCGGAAAGGATTCGGGATATTTTCTCTTCAAGCAGCTCTCGTGGATTTTTATCGGGTGCATCGGCGCGTTTTTGATTTCCCATACACCCCTCGAGTTTTTTAAAAAGACCGTCCCCGTTGTCCTTTTTGTCGCCCTGGTTCTTTCGTTTCTCACCTTTATTCCGGGTATCGGCCAGCCGATAAGCGGCGCCAGACGATGGATATTCCTCTTCGGCCAATCCTTTCAACCTTCGGAGTTCGTCAAGGTCGCACTCGTCATCTATCTGTCCTATATTCTAAGCAGGAAAAAGGACCGGATCAACGATCCGGTCAACTCGATACTTCCACCGCTTATCGTTGTTCTCGTATTCGTTACCATCATTTATTTTCAGAACGATTTTTCGACATCGTTCTTTATTTTTTTCATCGCCCTCTCGATCTTTTTTGTGGCAAATATAAGGGCCGTCTATTTCATCCTGTTCGGAATCATCGCCGTTCCGGTCGGCGGCATTCTTCTTTTTACCAAGGTGTATTGGGTAAAGAAACTGATGGTGTTTCTCAATCCGCAGGTCGATCCTTCGGGGACCGGCTGGCAGATCATTCAGGCGCATACCGCCCTTGCCCGTGGAGGTTTGTTCGGCCGCGGCCTGGGAAAAGGTGTCAAAAAACTCGGCGCCCTTCCCGAGGCCCATTCGGATTTTATCTTTGCCGTGATCGGCGAAGAGATGGGTTTTATCGGGGTCCTGTTCGTGATCGCCCTTTTTGTCCTGTTCGCCTACCGGGGATACCATATGGCGAAAAAATGCAGGGATCCTTTCAGGTATTACCTCGCCTTCGGGGTCACCAGTGTGATATTTTTTCAGGCAATCCTCAATATGGCGGTTGTCGTCGGTCTCATTCCGGCAACCGGTATTCCGCTGCCGTTTTTTTCACTCGGCGGATCGTCGATTTTCATGGCGCTGCTCATGTGCGGATTTCTCGTCAATATATCGAGGGATTTGCCGAGGGAAGGTCCGGAGGTACTCTGA
- a CDS encoding phospho-N-acetylmuramoyl-pentapeptide-transferase produces MFYKFLYPLVDVFKGFNIFKYITFRAAYAAITALLISFLLGPWLIRQLKKLKVGQEVREDGPQTHLSKSGVPTMGGILIILSIVISVLLWQDLDSIYTWLLVLAVVGFGMIGFVDDYIKIVKRDSKGLKARFKLIGQFVLSFLIVMILYIGRNDHTTFLYVPFYKNPILDLSVFYIPLSVILLMMYSNAVNFTDGLDGLASGLVFFVGLTFAILSYLTGRVDMAEYLNIPYIAESGELTIVCSAVVGASIGFLWFNTHPAEIMMGDTGSLSLGGVIGVIALIIKKEILLIITGGVFVMEIFSVIIQVTYYKLTKKRIFKMAPLHHHFELKGWKESKVVIRLWILGGLFAMLSLSTLKIQ; encoded by the coding sequence GTGTTTTACAAATTCCTGTATCCGCTTGTCGATGTATTCAAAGGCTTCAATATTTTCAAATACATCACCTTCAGGGCGGCATACGCGGCGATTACGGCCCTGCTTATTTCCTTTTTACTTGGTCCGTGGCTTATCAGGCAATTGAAAAAACTCAAAGTCGGCCAGGAAGTGAGGGAAGACGGCCCGCAGACCCACCTTTCCAAATCCGGTGTCCCCACGATGGGGGGGATCCTCATTATCCTTTCGATCGTGATTTCAGTTCTTCTCTGGCAGGATCTCGATTCGATTTATACATGGCTTTTGGTTCTCGCGGTGGTCGGATTCGGAATGATCGGGTTTGTCGACGATTATATAAAAATAGTGAAAAGGGATTCGAAGGGACTCAAGGCGCGGTTCAAGCTTATCGGCCAGTTTGTTTTGTCGTTTCTGATCGTCATGATCCTCTATATCGGGAGAAACGATCATACGACGTTTCTATATGTGCCTTTTTATAAAAATCCGATACTGGATCTTTCGGTTTTCTATATCCCCCTTTCGGTAATTCTTCTCATGATGTATTCGAACGCGGTCAATTTCACGGACGGACTCGACGGACTCGCTTCGGGGCTGGTTTTTTTTGTCGGCCTTACCTTTGCCATTCTCTCCTATCTCACGGGAAGGGTGGATATGGCGGAATACCTGAACATTCCCTATATCGCCGAAAGCGGTGAACTCACGATCGTTTGCAGCGCCGTGGTCGGGGCTTCGATCGGATTCCTCTGGTTCAACACACATCCGGCGGAGATCATGATGGGCGATACGGGAAGCCTTTCCCTCGGGGGAGTAATCGGTGTGATCGCCCTTATCATCAAAAAGGAGATCCTGCTTATCATCACCGGGGGTGTATTTGTCATGGAAATATTCAGCGTTATCATACAGGTGACCTATTACAAACTGACAAAGAAACGTATTTTTAAAATGGCGCCATTGCATCATCATTTTGAACTCAAAGGCTGGAAAGAGAGCAAAGTGGTAATAAGGCTGTGGATACTGGGCGGTCTCTTCGCGATGCTCAGTCTCTCGACATTGAAAATACAATAG
- the murF gene encoding UDP-N-acetylmuramoyl-tripeptide--D-alanyl-D-alanine ligase, with translation MNEAVVSTRGQQLLTYEEICTASRGNPVFLSGTRGYVSSVSIDSRSLGRDCLFVPLKGERADGHDFIEDAVAGGASAVLIEKRVWEKQASRLVSLAREKDTALCVVDDTLAALQDIAAYYIGLFPELYKIGVTGSNGKTTTKEIIGSILSCETDTVINEGNLNSEIGLPLSVFSIRSGHRYAVFEMGMNHTGEMDVLAGIVKPDAALITNIGIAHIGILGTKDAIAQEKKKIFKYCNGSQKGFLYEKEPYRGFLMQNVKAEFFFYGPGATKGLKGYEDLGLDGIIIHWEEFRILYPFFGFHNLLNALGAISLAVELGIRPANVKEGLESVKPLFGRSQIIRGGLTIIEDCYNANPDSVTEVLRFLRDVRWKGRKIVILGSMRELGAEKEDAHRRIAAESAGMGFDMVCLFGDEFEEASLLLEKARCGPPLFWTSDFDRLREHVLSSVRQGDVILLKGSRGVELERLVPDLMKL, from the coding sequence ATGAATGAAGCGGTGGTAAGTACCCGGGGACAACAACTTTTGACATATGAAGAGATTTGTACTGCCAGCAGGGGAAACCCTGTTTTTCTGTCCGGGACACGCGGATACGTCTCTTCCGTCTCGATCGATTCGAGAAGCCTCGGGCGTGACTGCCTCTTTGTTCCGTTAAAAGGCGAACGGGCGGACGGGCATGATTTTATCGAAGATGCGGTTGCGGGTGGTGCGTCGGCCGTTCTCATTGAAAAACGGGTCTGGGAAAAGCAGGCATCCCGGCTTGTTTCGCTTGCCCGGGAAAAAGACACGGCCCTTTGTGTCGTCGATGATACCCTCGCCGCGCTTCAGGACATCGCCGCTTACTATATCGGTCTTTTTCCTGAATTGTACAAAATAGGGGTGACGGGAAGTAATGGAAAAACAACGACAAAAGAGATTATCGGATCGATTTTATCATGCGAAACGGACACGGTTATCAACGAGGGCAACTTGAATTCGGAAATCGGGCTGCCGCTTTCCGTCTTCTCGATACGATCCGGTCACCGGTATGCGGTGTTCGAAATGGGCATGAATCATACGGGAGAAATGGATGTGCTGGCCGGTATCGTCAAACCCGATGCCGCGCTTATCACAAACATCGGGATTGCCCATATCGGAATTCTCGGCACAAAAGATGCGATAGCACAGGAAAAGAAAAAAATTTTCAAATACTGCAACGGCAGTCAGAAGGGATTTTTATACGAAAAGGAACCTTATCGCGGCTTTCTTATGCAGAATGTGAAAGCCGAATTTTTTTTCTATGGGCCCGGTGCGACAAAAGGATTAAAAGGGTACGAGGATCTGGGGCTGGATGGAATCATCATCCACTGGGAGGAGTTCCGGATTCTCTACCCCTTTTTTGGTTTTCATAACCTTCTGAACGCGCTGGGGGCGATTTCCCTCGCCGTCGAACTGGGAATAAGGCCCGCCAATGTAAAAGAGGGGCTTGAAAGCGTGAAACCGCTTTTCGGCCGGTCGCAGATCATTCGGGGCGGGCTGACGATTATCGAGGATTGTTACAACGCCAATCCGGATTCCGTGACAGAGGTTCTTCGCTTTCTTCGGGATGTCCGGTGGAAGGGGAGAAAGATAGTGATTCTGGGAAGTATGCGTGAACTCGGGGCGGAAAAAGAGGACGCCCACCGCCGTATTGCCGCCGAATCGGCCGGGATGGGATTCGATATGGTATGTTTATTCGGAGACGAGTTCGAGGAGGCATCTCTCCTGCTCGAGAAAGCGAGATGCGGCCCCCCGTTGTTCTGGACATCCGATTTTGATCGGCTCCGGGAACATGTATTGTCTTCTGTGAGGCAGGGCGATGTGATTCTGTTAAAAGGGTCGAGGGGAGTCGAACTAGAGCGGCTGGTCCCCGATCTGATGAAATTGTAA
- a CDS encoding cell division protein FtsL encodes MKKVWIFVLALLLPTILFLEVWGVFRYNKVNRRIDMLEQEQTEWLEKNKRLIAAIAVYSSPERIEKIVEDELDLDKIDPQKTITIVLSGRKDE; translated from the coding sequence ATGAAGAAAGTATGGATTTTCGTCCTTGCACTTCTTTTACCGACAATTCTCTTTCTGGAGGTATGGGGCGTCTTCAGGTACAACAAGGTAAACCGTCGGATCGACATGCTTGAACAGGAACAAACGGAATGGCTTGAGAAAAATAAAAGACTCATCGCCGCTATTGCCGTTTATAGTTCTCCGGAAAGGATTGAAAAGATCGTTGAGGATGAACTGGATCTGGATAAAATAGATCCTCAAAAGACGATCACCATTGTTCTTTCGGGAAGAAAGGATGAATGA
- the rsmH gene encoding 16S rRNA (cytosine(1402)-N(4))-methyltransferase RsmH: MKDACLIEKEMIHHRPVLQKEVLRLLEPGNGPTVFVDATLGEGGYAELFLETFPGVVVLGVDRDIAIMEISRKRLHRFGSRVHFFNMWFDHFFGEYSYLFAGRPDRILFDLGISRYHFEEGNRGFSFGRDESLDMRLGPDIEVNAADIINTYSADDLSRIFGQYGEERYSYRIARAIVREREKQPITGSGRLAEIIRAAVPARVRYGGRIHPATRCFQALRIEVNSELVRLESAIADAFHVVKEGGRIGVISYHSLEDRIVKHFFRNKNKDCTCPPELPMCQCGGKRECVILTRKPVRPDEDEIRENHAARSARLRVAEKIFPERTSKGKEKR, translated from the coding sequence ATGAAAGACGCCTGTCTCATAGAGAAGGAAATGATTCATCATAGGCCGGTTTTGCAGAAAGAAGTGTTGCGGCTCCTCGAACCGGGAAACGGACCGACGGTCTTCGTCGATGCGACTCTCGGAGAAGGCGGTTATGCCGAGCTTTTTCTCGAAACCTTTCCCGGAGTTGTTGTGCTGGGTGTCGACAGGGATATAGCGATCATGGAGATATCGCGCAAGAGACTCCACCGGTTCGGTTCCCGCGTCCATTTTTTCAATATGTGGTTCGACCATTTTTTCGGGGAATACTCATATCTTTTTGCCGGTCGTCCTGACAGGATATTATTCGACCTCGGAATATCCCGTTATCATTTCGAGGAGGGGAACCGCGGCTTTTCCTTTGGGAGGGATGAATCACTCGATATGAGGCTGGGCCCCGATATCGAGGTAAATGCCGCGGATATTATTAATACATATTCGGCGGATGACCTTTCGAGGATTTTCGGTCAATACGGTGAAGAACGGTATTCGTACCGTATCGCCAGGGCGATTGTCCGGGAAAGGGAGAAGCAGCCGATAACAGGTTCGGGACGTCTCGCGGAAATTATCAGGGCCGCGGTCCCGGCACGGGTACGGTACGGAGGCAGGATTCATCCGGCGACACGGTGTTTTCAGGCGTTACGTATCGAAGTCAACAGCGAGCTCGTTCGCCTCGAATCCGCGATAGCGGATGCTTTTCATGTCGTAAAGGAGGGTGGGAGGATCGGCGTGATTTCCTATCACTCTTTAGAGGACAGGATTGTCAAGCATTTTTTCAGGAACAAAAATAAAGATTGTACCTGCCCTCCCGAATTGCCGATGTGTCAATGTGGGGGTAAACGGGAATGCGTTATTTTAACGCGCAAACCCGTTCGTCCGGATGAGGATGAAATACGGGAAAATCACGCGGCACGGAGTGCCAGGTTGCGGGTGGCGGAAAAGATTTTTCCGGAACGGACTTCGAAAGGAAAAGAAAAGCGATGA
- the mraZ gene encoding division/cell wall cluster transcriptional repressor MraZ, with product MITGEYKYSLDDKGRLMIPAKMRTEIEGNMLILTRGAEKCLWLFPPEEWKVFSESLLASTSIYEKKGRLVRRRIIAPAQDIEIDKMGRIIIPPTMREYAGLKKECTILGQGKSIEVWDDEYYKEYCHESEPDFHEAFEELGRV from the coding sequence ATGATTACAGGAGAATACAAGTATTCCCTGGATGATAAAGGAAGACTTATGATCCCCGCCAAAATGAGAACGGAGATCGAGGGTAATATGCTTATCCTCACCAGGGGCGCGGAAAAGTGTCTCTGGCTTTTCCCCCCGGAAGAATGGAAGGTATTTTCCGAAAGTCTTTTAGCTTCCACATCAATTTATGAAAAAAAAGGCAGACTTGTACGAAGAAGGATTATTGCTCCCGCACAGGATATCGAGATCGATAAAATGGGACGTATCATCATTCCCCCGACGATGAGAGAATATGCGGGATTAAAAAAGGAATGTACGATATTGGGCCAGGGCAAATCAATTGAAGTCTGGGATGATGAGTATTATAAGGAATATTGTCATGAAAGTGAACCTGATTTTCATGAAGCATTTGAAGAACTCGGACGGGTATAG
- a CDS encoding STAS domain-containing protein gives MRCIKKDVSDNEIILEVHGTLMGMESTEFFQNELQKLLETEKKIITLNLTDVDAINSSCIGKIFLFQKKLEEEERKIQIRGCSDALLKTFQLIKLERLINIERA, from the coding sequence ATGAGATGTATAAAAAAGGATGTATCGGATAACGAGATAATACTCGAAGTCCATGGTACACTTATGGGAATGGAATCAACCGAATTCTTCCAGAACGAGCTTCAAAAACTCCTGGAAACGGAAAAGAAAATAATCACCTTGAATTTGACCGACGTCGATGCGATAAACTCTTCCTGTATCGGTAAAATATTCCTCTTCCAGAAAAAACTTGAAGAGGAAGAACGGAAAATTCAGATTCGAGGGTGCAGCGACGCCCTGCTTAAAACATTTCAGCTTATCAAACTCGAACGACTCATCAATATCGAACGAGCATAA
- a CDS encoding arsenate reductase ArsC gives MIGSDLSTTSKHLSILKNAVIIQERKGRPSAIHFDADCCRVHRVCHQDEYETRSIVFERRKPKVSGKKRILFLCTGNSCRSQMAEGFARALKDDLIEAYSAGIETHGLNPLAVRVMAEAGIDISGQKSKNVLEFFNNNIEFDYVITVCDHARESCPVYPAKTRLIHKGFDDPPALAETAKTEEEALEHYRRVRDEIRTFVETLPGALSTRH, from the coding sequence ATGATCGGAAGTGATCTGTCGACGACCTCGAAACACCTTTCCATTCTGAAAAACGCGGTAATTATCCAGGAAAGAAAGGGACGACCGTCTGCAATTCACTTCGATGCGGATTGTTGCCGGGTGCATCGAGTGTGTCATCAGGATGAATATGAAACGCGATCTATCGTTTTTGAAAGGAGAAAACCAAAAGTGAGCGGTAAAAAACGAATATTGTTTCTCTGTACCGGCAACTCGTGTAGAAGCCAGATGGCGGAAGGATTCGCCCGTGCACTCAAGGACGACCTGATCGAGGCATATTCGGCGGGAATCGAAACACACGGATTGAACCCACTCGCCGTCAGGGTCATGGCGGAAGCCGGCATCGATATTTCCGGACAGAAAAGCAAGAACGTCCTCGAGTTTTTCAACAACAACATCGAGTTCGATTACGTGATTACGGTCTGCGACCACGCCCGCGAGTCCTGCCCGGTCTATCCGGCAAAAACACGCCTCATTCACAAGGGCTTCGACGATCCGCCCGCGCTTGCCGAAACGGCGAAAACAGAGGAAGAAGCGCTGGAACATTACCGCCGGGTACGGGACGAGATCAGGACGTTCGTCGAAACACTCCCGGGGGCGT